The Neobacillus sp. OS1-2 genome includes a window with the following:
- a CDS encoding alpha/beta hydrolase: MSNIMQELIKTKNYETYLNRSGEGNSEVILFLHGSGPGVFAWANWRYALDACSEQYDCLAPDLLGFGNSSHPNPIPKNRQGWMDHWVNQLIELLEQLGIQKAHVVGNSLGCSVALELLLEYPERFGKVVLMGPGGTPNTKLSTELARAKGFYDNPSEKKMRQIMSWFVYDDEKLAPEIDALAQTRYETAMRSEIHISNESIFATAAVPVPVTALKRIKNPVLLVHGRDDMVCSVESSYYLLSYLPNVQLHVYGQTGHWTQIEQKNSFNLLIQNYFSNKL; encoded by the coding sequence ATGTCAAATATTATGCAAGAATTAATTAAAACCAAAAACTATGAAACCTATTTAAATCGCTCTGGTGAGGGCAATTCTGAAGTTATTTTATTTTTACATGGTTCCGGACCAGGTGTGTTCGCATGGGCCAATTGGCGATATGCTTTGGATGCATGCAGTGAACAGTATGACTGCTTGGCACCGGATCTCCTGGGCTTCGGAAATAGCAGTCATCCAAATCCAATTCCGAAGAATAGACAGGGATGGATGGATCATTGGGTCAATCAGTTGATCGAACTGCTTGAACAGTTGGGAATTCAAAAAGCCCATGTTGTAGGGAACTCATTAGGCTGCTCCGTAGCACTCGAACTGCTCCTGGAGTATCCTGAACGATTCGGGAAAGTGGTTCTAATGGGACCAGGTGGGACTCCTAATACAAAGCTTAGTACAGAGCTTGCCCGTGCGAAAGGTTTTTACGACAATCCATCCGAAAAGAAGATGCGTCAAATTATGAGCTGGTTTGTGTATGATGATGAAAAATTGGCACCGGAAATTGACGCTCTCGCACAGACTCGTTATGAAACTGCCATGCGATCTGAAATCCACATTTCCAACGAATCTATATTTGCAACAGCTGCAGTACCAGTCCCGGTGACGGCTCTTAAGCGAATCAAAAACCCAGTTCTACTTGTACATGGGCGGGATGACATGGTTTGTTCAGTCGAGTCCAGCTACTATCTATTATCCTATTTGCCAAATGTCCAGCTGCATGTTTACGGGCAAACCGGCCACTGGACACAAATTGAACAGAAAAATAGCTTTAATCTTTTAATTCAAAATTACTTTTCTAATAAACTCTAA
- a CDS encoding VOC family protein produces MSLPEIAKLGHVALVTPNLEKSLWFFRDVIGLEVTEEVNGTYYLRAWGDFEHHSLLLTAGDHGYVDHIAWRTKRPEDVEGFAQLLEKAGTEVRWIEAGEETGQGRAIRFKLPSQHSFEIYYDVEKPKADEKRRSVLKNQTYKAWARGCSPRRFDHVNIATSMDVGEILDYLGSQLGFKLREYVKYHQKTVVAGWMSVTPLVHDIAVISRPHAETPNQLHHISYWHDNAQDILRAADILKENGINFIGPGKHGVSQAFYLYVIDPGSGCRVELFSGSYLIFEPDWEPVEWTEEEHSIGNTYWGDSVMDKEMNKPTIEA; encoded by the coding sequence ATGTCATTACCAGAGATTGCAAAGTTGGGACACGTAGCCCTTGTCACACCCAATCTTGAAAAATCACTATGGTTTTTCAGGGATGTAATTGGATTGGAAGTAACAGAAGAAGTAAATGGAACCTATTATCTCCGGGCATGGGGAGACTTTGAACATCACAGCCTTTTATTAACAGCAGGAGACCACGGCTATGTTGATCATATTGCTTGGCGAACGAAGCGGCCTGAGGATGTGGAAGGGTTCGCCCAGTTACTTGAAAAAGCAGGTACAGAAGTCAGGTGGATCGAAGCTGGGGAAGAGACAGGGCAAGGAAGGGCAATCCGCTTTAAACTGCCTAGTCAGCATTCCTTTGAAATCTATTATGATGTGGAAAAACCTAAGGCTGATGAAAAAAGACGGTCGGTTTTGAAAAACCAAACATACAAGGCATGGGCCCGCGGCTGCTCCCCACGAAGATTTGACCATGTTAATATTGCGACCTCTATGGATGTTGGTGAAATTCTAGATTATTTGGGGAGCCAATTAGGGTTTAAGCTTCGTGAATATGTAAAGTATCATCAGAAAACGGTTGTCGCTGGTTGGATGAGTGTCACGCCATTAGTTCATGACATTGCGGTCATTTCAAGACCACATGCAGAAACGCCAAATCAGCTTCATCATATTTCTTATTGGCATGATAACGCCCAGGATATATTAAGAGCTGCTGATATTTTAAAAGAAAATGGCATCAACTTTATCGGACCTGGAAAGCATGGGGTTTCTCAAGCCTTTTATCTTTATGTAATCGATCCGGGAAGCGGCTGCCGTGTTGAATTATTCAGCGGTTCCTATTTAATCTTTGAACCGGATTGGGAGCCTGTTGAATGGACAGAGGAGGAGCACTCCATTGGCAACACCTATTGGGGCGATTCCGTGATGGATAAGGAAATGAATAAACCAACTATTGAAGCGTAA